In the Pelagicoccus albus genome, TCGCTTCCGTTGGGAGCGTACTTCGATCGACGCCGACTTCGGCTACAAGTTCAGCGAACGTCTGTCGTTCTTTGCCAATGCTCGTGGTATCAACAACGCGCCATTCCGCGAAGGGTTCTACATAAAGAATGCGGCGGGAGAACGTCAGAAGGTACTCGAGAAGGAAGAACGTTTCGGTATCCAGTACCTCTTTGGTGTAAAGGGAAGCTTCTAGACTGCTTGATTGTTCGTATCCAAGATTCTATACGAGCTTGAGGACGAATTGAAAAATTACCGCGGGTGAGGCTGTCCTCACCCGCTTTTTTATCTGACTAATTCTCAGGGGACGGAAGTGTCTTCCTCTGGCTGGAGTCGATTCGAATTCGAAAATGAGATCAATTCATTCGGATTTCAGCCAAACGAAGAAACCCCAACTCTCTGCCTTGTTATGAGTAATTCAAAACGCATCACGACTTTCTTTATAACTTCTGGATTGCTGACTTCCACTATTGCCTTGGCCGCCGAGCCTTTGGCCGAGGTCGTTATTGATAATCCAACGAACTTTCAACGTATCGATGAAGTAGTGACGCTACGATTGGTCGATCTCGGAATCGAGGTCGGAGATCCTGCAGTCGACGAAATCGTAGCGAAAATGGATGGCGATCCCATCCGAGTTCAAGCTTGGGATGCGAACGGAGATGGCGCCGAAGAATCGCTTAGCCTACTACTTGATCTAGAAAAGAGTGGGACAAAAACGGTCGAACTTGAGGTTGAGACGGATTCCCTTCCCAAGTTCGCCCCAAGGACCCAAGCGGAAATTTCTCACAAGGTGGATGGCGAATGGCAGGGTCGAGAGTATATCGGAGGTCATTTCGAAAATGTACAGAAGATGGATACACCGCCGGAGCACACCGACCACTCTTGGTATATTAGATATGAGGGACCTGGCTGGGAAAGTGACAAGGTCGGCTACCGCTTCTATCTAGATTGGAGAAACGGGTTCGATATCTTTGGCAAGCTCACTGATGAAATGGTCCTACAGGGGGTCGGGCAGGATGGATTCGATTCTTATCACGAGGAAAGCGATTGGGGGATGGATATCCTAAAGGTCGGTTCTGCTTTGGGGTCTGGTGGCTACGGGCTTTGGGTCGACGGAGCAGCAGAGCGAATCTCAGATACCGAAGGCCTTAGTTACGAGATTTTGGAGAACGGGCCGGTTTTGAGTCAATTTCGGGCCACTTATCGTGGCTGGCAGGGATCGGATCAGCCTAAGATGGACTTGGTAGCGGATCTTTCGATACAGGCAGGCAGTCGCGTGACCTGGGTTAGGTTAGAGACATCAGAGCCCGCGGGCCCGCTTTGTGCCGGGCTGGTGAAACATGAAGGCGTGGAGGTCATTACTGGCGATACAGACATAACTGGAGAGGCCTTCACTTACCTCGCTACTTGGGGGCCTCAGTCGCTCGATGGAAGCGATCTCGGGATGGCTATTCTGGTTCGCAAAAAGGATTTAGCCAAATTCGCCGAAGATGAGCTAAACGAACTGGCTGTCTTCAAAAAACGAGTACGCGGAGTCGATTATGGTTTTCTTGCGGCTTGGGCGAAAGAGCCCAATGGCATCACAAGTCGGGATGAATTCGTGCGGTATTTGGATCAGTTGGTGGAACGGCTAACGATCGCTCAGAGAGTCGATATCTATTCGGAGCTCGGTCGGGCAGAGAAAGCTGGTGAACTCGTCGCGGAAAAAGCGCTTTATTGGACCAAGCGAATGGGTGACTCCATCCTGGCTCGGCGTGGAGATACTTTGGCTCACGAACAGTATGACCCGGAAGCGAATCGATTTGCCAAGTGGAGTTACACCACCGGCTTGATTTCAAAGGCGGTACACGATCTCGGTGTCGCAACTGGAGAAGAGAGTTATCTCGAATGGGCTGAAAACGTTATTTCGTCTTATGTCAGTCCCTATGGCGAAGTCGCCACTTATTCCTACGAGAGTTTCAACATCGACCAGATCAATTCTGGAAAGATGCTATTGGAGCTTTTCGAGATGACGGGAGAGGATCGTTACCGTGTCGCGGCGGATCATCTGAGAAAGCAACTCGAGGAACATCCACGCACCAAGAATGGAGCCTTCTGGCACAAGAAGCGTTACCCCTGGCAAGTGTGGTTGGATGGCGTCTACATGGGGATCCCGTTTATGGTGGCCTACGAGCAGGCGTTTAATGATTCAAAGAAAGTCGCTGAAGCGGTGCATGAGTTTGTTGTATGCGAGGAGGAACTACGC is a window encoding:
- a CDS encoding glycoside hydrolase family 88 protein — encoded protein: MSNSKRITTFFITSGLLTSTIALAAEPLAEVVIDNPTNFQRIDEVVTLRLVDLGIEVGDPAVDEIVAKMDGDPIRVQAWDANGDGAEESLSLLLDLEKSGTKTVELEVETDSLPKFAPRTQAEISHKVDGEWQGREYIGGHFENVQKMDTPPEHTDHSWYIRYEGPGWESDKVGYRFYLDWRNGFDIFGKLTDEMVLQGVGQDGFDSYHEESDWGMDILKVGSALGSGGYGLWVDGAAERISDTEGLSYEILENGPVLSQFRATYRGWQGSDQPKMDLVADLSIQAGSRVTWVRLETSEPAGPLCAGLVKHEGVEVITGDTDITGEAFTYLATWGPQSLDGSDLGMAILVRKKDLAKFAEDELNELAVFKKRVRGVDYGFLAAWAKEPNGITSRDEFVRYLDQLVERLTIAQRVDIYSELGRAEKAGELVAEKALYWTKRMGDSILARRGDTLAHEQYDPEANRFAKWSYTTGLISKAVHDLGVATGEESYLEWAENVISSYVSPYGEVATYSYESFNIDQINSGKMLLELFEMTGEDRYRVAADHLRKQLEEHPRTKNGAFWHKKRYPWQVWLDGVYMGIPFMVAYEQAFNDSKKVAEAVHEFVVCEEELRDPETGLYWHAWDESRQQIWADPETGRSQYFWGRGLGWFAMALVDTLEMLPVNSEESELLKPILQDLAAALVAVQDEEKGVWYQILDRPDAVGNYTESSASSMFTYMLAKGVNHGWLDERYGDAAKKAFSGMIKEFVRPHPDGTASLSHICLVAGLGFGRDGSYEYYMSEPVVENDPKGIGPFLMAGLEVTALLEEK